The following coding sequences lie in one Pseudomonas monsensis genomic window:
- the alr gene encoding alanine racemase, with amino-acid sequence MRPARALIDLQALRHNYRIAREITGAKALAVIKADAYGHGAVRCAQALEAEADGFAVACIEEALELRAAGIRAPVLLLEGIFEADELALIVEHDFWTVVHSLWQLEAIEQAALGKPITVWLKLDSGMHRVGLHPKDYAAAYQRLLASGKVAKIVLMSHFARADELHEQSSADQVAVFEAARQGLAAEVSLRNSPAVLGWPQIHSDWVRPGIMLYGATPFEEANAVAERLQPVMTLESKVICVRELPAGEPIGYGAKFITDKPMRVGVVAMGYADGYPRQAPTGTPVLVAGQRSRILGRVSMDMLCIDLTDVPEAGLGSTVELWGKNILASEVAKWADTIPYQIFCNLRRVPRLYSEG; translated from the coding sequence ATGCGTCCTGCCCGTGCCCTGATCGACCTCCAAGCCCTGCGCCACAACTACCGAATTGCCCGCGAAATCACCGGCGCCAAGGCGCTGGCCGTGATCAAGGCCGATGCCTATGGTCATGGCGCGGTGCGTTGCGCCCAGGCGCTGGAAGCCGAGGCCGACGGGTTTGCCGTCGCCTGCATCGAGGAAGCGCTGGAGCTGCGCGCCGCTGGCATTCGTGCGCCAGTGTTGCTGTTGGAAGGGATTTTCGAAGCCGATGAATTGGCGCTGATCGTCGAGCATGACTTCTGGACCGTGGTGCATTCGCTGTGGCAGCTCGAAGCAATCGAGCAGGCGGCATTGGGCAAACCGATCACCGTGTGGCTGAAACTCGACTCGGGCATGCACCGCGTCGGTTTGCATCCCAAGGATTACGCGGCGGCCTATCAACGCCTGCTGGCCAGCGGCAAAGTGGCGAAGATCGTGCTGATGAGCCACTTCGCCCGCGCCGATGAGCTGCACGAGCAGAGCAGCGCCGATCAGGTCGCGGTGTTCGAAGCGGCGCGTCAGGGCCTGGCGGCCGAAGTCAGCCTGCGCAACTCGCCGGCCGTGCTCGGTTGGCCGCAGATTCACAGCGACTGGGTGCGTCCGGGCATCATGCTCTACGGCGCGACCCCGTTCGAAGAAGCCAACGCCGTGGCCGAGCGTCTGCAACCGGTAATGACCCTCGAATCGAAAGTCATCTGCGTGCGCGAACTGCCCGCCGGCGAGCCGATCGGCTATGGCGCCAAATTCATCACCGACAAGCCGATGCGCGTCGGCGTGGTCGCCATGGGGTATGCCGATGGTTACCCGCGTCAGGCACCGACCGGTACGCCGGTGTTGGTCGCCGGCCAACGCAGCCGCATTCTCGGTCGCGTGTCGATGGACATGCTGTGTATTGACCTCACCGATGTGCCGGAAGCCGGCCTCGGTTCGACCGTCGAGCTGTGGGGCAAAAACATCCTCGCCAGCGAAGTGGCGAAGTGGGCGGACACCATTCCATACCAGATCTTCTGCAACCTGCGTCGCGTGCCAAGGCTCTATTCCGAGGGCTGA
- a CDS encoding RidA family protein, giving the protein MAIQRQLTNERMSQIVTHNGIVYLAGQVGDDFNAGVEQQTRDVLANIERLLDLAGTDKQHLLSATIYLNDIEAHFAGMNSVWDQWLPKGAAPARATVEAKMAKPSILVEISIVAALP; this is encoded by the coding sequence ATGGCAATCCAGCGCCAGCTCACCAATGAGCGCATGAGTCAGATCGTCACCCACAACGGCATCGTGTATCTGGCCGGACAGGTCGGCGATGACTTCAACGCCGGGGTCGAACAGCAGACCCGCGACGTGCTCGCCAATATCGAGCGTTTGCTGGATCTGGCCGGGACTGACAAGCAGCATCTGCTGTCGGCGACGATCTACCTCAACGACATCGAGGCGCACTTTGCCGGGATGAACTCGGTGTGGGACCAGTGGCTGCCCAAAGGCGCCGCGCCGGCCCGCGCCACCGTCGAAGCGAAGATGGCCAAACCGAGCATCCTGGTGGAGATTTCCATCGTCGCCGCGCTGCCGTAA
- the dadA gene encoding D-amino acid dehydrogenase translates to MRVMVLGSGVIGTASAYYLARAGFEVVVVDRQPAVAMETSFANAGQVSPGYASPWAAPGVPLKAIKWLLQRHAPLAIKATADIDQYLWMAQMLRNCTASRYAVNKERMVRLSEYSRDCLDELRAETGIAYEGRSLGTTQLFRTQAQLDGAAKDIAVLKESGVPFEVLDRAGIARVEPALANVTDILAGALRLPNDQTGDCQMFTTRLAEMAVKLGVEFRFGQDIQKLDYAGDRINGVWIDGKLETADRYVLALGSYSPQLLKPLGIKAPVYPLKGYSLTVPITNPDMAPTSTILDETYKVAITRFDNRIRVGGMAEIAGFDLSLNPRRRETLEMIVNDLYPQGGNLAEASFWTGLRPTTPDGTPIVGATPFKNLFLNTGHGTLGWTMACGSGRLLADLMAKKKPQISAEGLDISRYGNKPQESAKHGNPAPAHQ, encoded by the coding sequence ATGCGCGTAATGGTCTTGGGTAGCGGCGTCATCGGTACCGCCAGTGCTTACTATCTGGCCCGTGCCGGGTTTGAAGTGGTGGTGGTCGACCGGCAGCCAGCCGTCGCCATGGAGACCAGTTTCGCCAACGCCGGCCAGGTGTCGCCGGGTTACGCCTCGCCGTGGGCCGCACCGGGCGTGCCGCTCAAGGCGATCAAGTGGTTGCTGCAACGCCACGCCCCTCTCGCGATCAAGGCCACCGCTGACATTGACCAGTACCTGTGGATGGCGCAGATGCTGCGCAACTGCACCGCCAGCCGTTACGCGGTGAACAAGGAGCGCATGGTGCGTCTGTCCGAGTACAGCCGCGACTGCCTCGACGAACTGCGTGCGGAAACCGGCATCGCCTATGAAGGCCGCAGCCTCGGCACTACGCAACTGTTCCGCACCCAGGCGCAGCTCGATGGCGCCGCCAAAGACATCGCCGTGCTGAAAGAGTCCGGCGTGCCGTTTGAAGTCCTCGACCGCGCCGGCATTGCCCGCGTCGAACCGGCCCTGGCCAATGTCACCGACATCCTCGCCGGCGCCCTGCGTCTGCCGAACGACCAGACCGGCGACTGCCAGATGTTCACCACCCGCCTCGCCGAAATGGCGGTGAAACTGGGTGTGGAATTCCGCTTTGGCCAGGACATCCAGAAGCTCGACTACGCCGGTGACCGCATCAACGGCGTGTGGATCGACGGCAAGCTGGAAACCGCCGACCGCTACGTGCTGGCCCTCGGCAGCTACTCGCCGCAACTACTCAAGCCGCTGGGCATCAAGGCCCCGGTGTATCCGCTCAAGGGTTACTCGCTGACCGTGCCGATCACTAACCCGGACATGGCTCCAACCTCGACCATTCTCGACGAGACCTACAAGGTCGCGATCACCCGTTTCGACAACCGCATCCGCGTGGGCGGCATGGCCGAGATCGCCGGTTTTGACCTGTCGCTGAACCCGCGTCGGCGCGAAACTCTGGAGATGATCGTCAACGACCTTTATCCTCAGGGCGGCAATCTGGCCGAGGCGAGCTTCTGGACCGGCCTGCGTCCGACCACCCCGGACGGCACGCCGATCGTTGGCGCCACGCCGTTCAAGAACCTGTTCCTCAACACCGGTCACGGCACCCTGGGTTGGACCATGGCGTGCGGTTCCGGTCGTTTGCTGGCCGATCTGATGGCGAAGAAAAAGCCGCAGATCAGCGCCGAAGGCCTCGATATTTCCCGTTACGGCAACAAGCCTCAGGAGTCCGCAAAACATGGCAATCCAGCGCCAGCTCACCAATGA
- a CDS encoding Lrp/AsnC ligand binding domain-containing protein yields the protein MRTNTQTKRELDKIDRNILRILQADGRISFTELGEKVGLSTTPCTERVRRLEREGIIMGYNARLNPQHLKGSLLVFVEISLDYKSGDTFEEFRRAVLKLPHVLECHLVSGDFDYLVKARISEMASYRKLLGDILLKLPHVRESKSYIVMEEVKESLSLPIPD from the coding sequence ATGCGTACCAACACTCAGACCAAACGTGAGCTGGACAAGATCGACCGCAACATCTTGCGGATCCTGCAGGCGGACGGGCGGATATCGTTTACCGAACTCGGGGAGAAGGTCGGTCTGTCCACCACGCCGTGTACGGAGCGGGTGCGACGTCTGGAGCGTGAAGGGATCATCATGGGCTACAACGCCCGGCTGAATCCGCAGCATTTGAAGGGTAGCCTGCTGGTGTTCGTCGAGATCAGCCTCGACTACAAATCCGGCGACACTTTCGAAGAGTTCCGACGCGCGGTGCTGAAATTGCCGCACGTGCTGGAGTGTCACCTGGTGTCAGGGGATTTCGACTATCTGGTAAAGGCGCGGATTTCCGAGATGGCGTCTTACCGCAAGTTGCTCGGCGACATTCTGTTGAAGCTGCCGCATGTGCGCGAATCGAAGAGCTACATCGTGATGGAAGAGGTGAAAGAGAGCCTGAGCCTGCCGATTCCGGATTGA
- a CDS encoding YkgJ family cysteine cluster protein, with protein MSCNSQKIRTLRQQIPSFDCVPGCHDCCGPVTTSPEEMARLPRKTRAEQDAALEALNCVHLGPNGCTVYEERPLICRLFGTTKTLPCPNGRGPVELIHPRVEKQIFEYMASNRQVLV; from the coding sequence ATGAGCTGCAACAGCCAGAAAATCCGTACCCTGCGTCAGCAGATCCCTTCGTTCGACTGTGTGCCGGGCTGCCATGACTGTTGCGGGCCGGTGACCACCTCGCCGGAAGAAATGGCCCGCCTGCCGCGCAAGACCCGCGCCGAGCAGGATGCGGCGCTGGAAGCACTGAACTGCGTACACCTGGGGCCGAATGGCTGCACGGTGTATGAAGAGCGGCCACTGATCTGCCGGTTGTTCGGCACCACCAAAACGCTGCCGTGCCCGAACGGGCGAGGGCCGGTGGAGCTGATTCATCCGCGGGTTGAAAAGCAGATCTTCGAGTACATGGCTTCGAATCGGCAGGTGCTGGTCTAA